The Vibrio tubiashii DNA window GTTGTTTAATTTGGAAAGTGACCGTCGACTGAGTGCAGTAAAGCTTCTGCGAAGCTTTAAGAAACGAGCCTTCTTCTACAATCGTTTTGAGCGTAATAAATCGTTTTAAGTTCATGCCGACACTTCCAAAATTACATCGAGTTTTTTGAAGTCTTGATTCAAATATATTTAATTTTTCAATCAATAAAGGGGAAGTATAGTTTAAAAAAACAGGAGAGATACAGATGACACCCATTTTAGGCGCTTTTTTAACTTATGCTCTGGTTACTTCAATAACGCCAGGCCCAAACAATATTCTATCGATGAGTGTCGCAACTAGCCGCGGGTTCAAACAATCGACCAAGACGATTTTGGGAATGTTCTGTGGCTATATAATCTTGATGTTACTTTGCGGGCTCTTTACCTATCATATGGTTGGTTTACTACCCGTTATTACCCCTTTGCTAACTTGGGTCGGTGCTGTTTACATCGTTTGGTTAGCTTGGGGGATTGCAACAAGTGATACGGCGACTAAATCTCAGCATGCTGATGGGATTAGTTTCTTAAAAGGCTTCGGTTTGCAGTTTGTTAACGTCAAAATTTTTCTTTATGGCATTACTTCCATCTCGACCTTTGTGCTGCCATACACTCAAGACATTAAATGGATAGTAGGTACAAGCTTGGTGCTCGCAATCATCGCACTAGCAAGCAATCTATGCTGGGCTGTTGCTGGAAAGCTATTGCAATCTCAACTCCAAACATATGGCAAAGCGATTAACTATTCGCTTTCAGCCATGCTTTTATACTGTGCTGCCCAACTATTCGCATAGTCAGTTAACACTCTAAAGCGGAACATTTAATTGAAAGTAAAAAAAAAAGCGAGCCACTTGGGCTCGCTCTTGTCTAATGGTTTGGATGTATTACAGAAGTTCTACTGACTGCTGCGCAATAACAAACTCTTCATTAGTTGGGATAACCATTGCCACTGCGCCAAGCAGTTCCGAAGTCGCGATAACGCCTGCGTTACCAAAGCGAGCCTCTTCGTTGCCTTTAACATCTTCAACAAAACCTAGCAGTTTTAGATTGTTTAGAATTTCACGGCGAATGTCTAATGAGTTCTCACCAATGCCACCTGTGAAGATAACTGCATCTAGGCTGTTTAGTGGAATCATGTAAGAACCGATGTATTTCGCAACACGGTAGGTAAACACTTCGAAGGCTAACTTAGCGCCTTCGTGACCTTCTGCCATCGCTTCAAGAATACCGCGAGCATCAGAGGTTAGGCCAGAAACACCCAAGAAACCTGATTTCTTGTTTAGAGTTTCAAAGACTTTCTCAGTCGTCCAACCTTTCTTGATTAGAAACTCGATAACACCTGGGTCTAAGTCGCCAGAGCGAGTGCCCATCATTAGACCAGCAAGAGGAGTAAAGCCCATTGACGTGTCAACCGATTCACCGTTTGCAATCGCACAAACAGAAGCACCATTACCAAGGTGAACAGAGATGAAGTTAGACTCTTCAACCTTCTTGTCTAGCATCTTCGCTGCTTCACGGCTAACAAAGTAGTGGCTAGTGCCGTGGAAACCGTATCGGCGGATACCATATTCTTTATACAGCTCGTTAGAGATTGCACCAGTAAACGCCTTTTGCGGCATAGTTTGGTGGAACGCAGTATCGAATACAGCGAACTGAGGAAGGCTTGGGAAAGCTTGCATAGAAGCCTTAATACCTTTTGCGCCTGCTGGGTTGTGGAGCGGTGCCAGATCAGACAGATTCTCAATTTCTGTAAGTACTTCGTCATTAATACGAACTGTAGAAGTAAACTTCTCCCCGCCATGAACGATACGGTGACCCACGGCAACTAAATCTTTAGTGAAACCAAGAGTATCCATTAACGCAACGATTCGGTTAATAGCGTGCTGGT harbors:
- the eamB gene encoding cysteine/O-acetylserine transporter; translated protein: MTPILGAFLTYALVTSITPGPNNILSMSVATSRGFKQSTKTILGMFCGYIILMLLCGLFTYHMVGLLPVITPLLTWVGAVYIVWLAWGIATSDTATKSQHADGISFLKGFGLQFVNVKIFLYGITSISTFVLPYTQDIKWIVGTSLVLAIIALASNLCWAVAGKLLQSQLQTYGKAINYSLSAMLLYCAAQLFA
- a CDS encoding acetate/propionate family kinase translates to MSNSFVLVINSGSSSLKFAVIDSKSGDAIVSGLGECFGLPEAVISWKYNGEKTEEVIDAPDNHHQHAINRIVALMDTLGFTKDLVAVGHRIVHGGEKFTSTVRINDEVLTEIENLSDLAPLHNPAGAKGIKASMQAFPSLPQFAVFDTAFHQTMPQKAFTGAISNELYKEYGIRRYGFHGTSHYFVSREAAKMLDKKVEESNFISVHLGNGASVCAIANGESVDTSMGFTPLAGLMMGTRSGDLDPGVIEFLIKKGWTTEKVFETLNKKSGFLGVSGLTSDARGILEAMAEGHEGAKLAFEVFTYRVAKYIGSYMIPLNSLDAVIFTGGIGENSLDIRREILNNLKLLGFVEDVKGNEEARFGNAGVIATSELLGAVAMVIPTNEEFVIAQQSVELL